One window of the Brevundimonas goettingensis genome contains the following:
- a CDS encoding copper resistance protein B, translating to MNRLAVALAPLVLAASAFSAQAQDPHAGHTMPATTAPTRPAPAPRPTPQAPARPAQDPHAGHVMPPAQTPPAADQHAGHQMPAQPAPVDPHAGHQMPAATPAQADPHAGHDMSAMSPAQTDPHAGHDMTTMRMGPPDVATSADNPGRPPEDPLPAAALAGPAHAADLVFGAEAMAASRRTLIHENGDVRTTAVILDRLEAGFGDDGETYLWDVQGWTGGDINRFWWKSEGEGDFGGELEEAEVQALYSRAVTPFWDVQAGVRQDFRPGGEDTTHLVLGLQGLAPHWWEIDAAAFLSTDGDLTARVEAEYDQRITQRLILQPRLEIDASASDIPELEIGSGLSSIEAGLRLRYELRKEFAPYVGVEWSRAFGDTADYIEARGGATDDTRFVVGLKAWF from the coding sequence ATGAACCGCCTCGCCGTCGCCCTCGCCCCGCTGGTTCTCGCCGCCAGCGCCTTCAGCGCCCAGGCCCAGGACCCTCACGCGGGCCATACAATGCCGGCGACCACGGCGCCGACGCGCCCCGCGCCCGCACCGCGGCCGACGCCACAGGCGCCGGCCCGACCGGCGCAGGATCCGCACGCGGGTCACGTCATGCCGCCCGCGCAGACGCCGCCCGCCGCTGATCAGCATGCCGGCCATCAGATGCCGGCGCAGCCCGCGCCCGTCGATCCGCACGCGGGACACCAGATGCCGGCGGCGACGCCCGCCCAGGCTGATCCGCACGCGGGCCACGACATGTCGGCCATGTCGCCCGCGCAGACCGACCCTCACGCCGGGCATGACATGACGACCATGAGGATGGGGCCGCCCGATGTGGCGACCAGCGCCGACAATCCCGGCCGTCCTCCGGAGGACCCGCTCCCGGCCGCCGCCCTGGCCGGCCCTGCCCACGCCGCCGATCTCGTCTTCGGCGCCGAGGCCATGGCCGCCTCTCGCCGAACCCTGATTCACGAAAACGGCGACGTCCGCACCACGGCCGTCATTCTCGATCGCCTCGAAGCCGGCTTCGGCGACGACGGCGAGACCTACCTCTGGGACGTCCAGGGCTGGACGGGCGGCGACATCAACCGCTTCTGGTGGAAATCCGAGGGCGAAGGCGACTTCGGCGGCGAGCTCGAGGAGGCTGAAGTCCAGGCGCTCTACAGCCGCGCGGTCACGCCCTTCTGGGACGTTCAGGCCGGCGTGCGTCAGGACTTCCGGCCCGGCGGCGAGGACACCACGCATCTGGTCCTCGGCCTGCAGGGCCTGGCGCCCCACTGGTGGGAGATTGACGCCGCCGCCTTCCTGTCGACCGACGGCGACCTCACCGCCCGCGTCGAGGCCGAATACGACCAGCGCATCACCCAGCGCCTGATCCTTCAGCCCCGCCTCGAAATCGACGCTTCAGCCAGTGACATTCCGGAACTGGAGATCGGTTCGGGCCTGTCCTCGATCGAGGCAGGCCTGCGACTGCGCTACGAACTCCGCAAGGAGTTCGCCCCCTATGTCGGCGTCGAGTGGAGCCGCGCGTTCGGCGATACCGCCGACTACATCGAGGCCCGAGGCGGCGCGACCGACGACACCCGCTTCGTCGTCGGCCTCAAGGCCTGGTTCTAA